TGACTCACAGAGGGGAGAACTGAAGAGTGTGACGCAggacctgctgctgcttctggGAGGGCTCCAACAACTCGAGGAGGCTGAGGAACCTCTTTGTGTTGGAGACAAATGTGAGGCGTGGAACCTGTGCACGGTGTTTGGTCTTTTACTGGGTTACCCCGTCACCTACTGGTTTGACCAGACTAAGAGCTTTGAAAACTGCCTGACCATGACTCCCCTGGTGGTGATTACAGCTTCAGCAACGTGGCAGGCAGACGGCGCAGGTCACAGGTGTTGCCTCTTTTCCTTCAGCTTCCCAGCTGCTCTGCAGGAGGAGACGCAGTCCAAGGTGGAGATCTGGAAGCTTGGTCTGCACATGAGATTTGAGCAGCAACTCGTCCTGAAGGACCTTAGTATTAGTCAGTCCTCAGTCACTCTGCCCTCGCTCTGTTTGTGATGCTCTTtgtctttaaaataaaatgctctGGAACGTGGGTTTTATTGGTCTTATTACACCGTCAAAGAAGCCGCTTAGATGTATCTGAAAGTCAAGGTTTGCTCCCTAATTTCTAAAGACCCGCACAGATGGTTGGCATGGTTACTCAACATTTCACAGGTCGATTCTTGTAGCTTAAGTTTTAGTTCCGCGCTAATGTCAGAGCGCCCCATGTTCAGAATTATTACTGTTAGTTAAGTGAACATATGAACTCACCAAAAAGCCATTAACTTACAGTATTCTACTCGATGAACAATTTTTAAAGGTGTAAAAAAGGAACGGCAACATGGGGAAAAATGTGGAAGTCCCATGAAATTCTAATGTCAACAGTgattatatttcactttgaatAGACAAAAGATGAAAGTTTGCTTTTGATGGAGCACAGATGACAAATTTGCGCTCTACTAACTTGTGGTCACGGCTTGTCAGGACAGTGAGCGTGTACTGGCTTCTGAAAGCAGCTGCTCTGTTTGACGTAGACTCAAACTGCAGTTTCGACAGGGAAGGAAGACGTCTCGTTCAGGCCTTGGAGAGCAACCGAACTGTCCATGAGCGTCCATTGCTGGAGAAGCATGAGAGAATGTTAAGAAGTTCTCTCCTTTGCCTCACCACAGAGTTCAGAGGTTTTTAAAATGATAGTCTAAACATCCCTGATGAACTCTACACTTGTTGAAACAAACATGTTTGGGGACGAGTACAAAGAACGAGATGAAAACCCTTTCCCAACTATTAAGCACTAAGGACTGATGGTGCTCAGTTCCCAGATCTGAACAGTTGACATACACACTACATTTAGACTGTAAACGCAATCACATCCCCTCTAAAAACTCATCTATTCTTGGCCTCCGACTTCAGTGAAGTACGATACCTTCTTAGATCATTTTCATTGTGCTCTTTCTCCATCTTCTAATGCATTTAGATTTCTTTCTATGGCATTTTTATGTTTCATGCTTTATCTGGAATTACGATGTGGTTTTGGCTGTTTAATTCACAGTTAAAGCCCTTTGGAGACGGCCTTTGCAGTTTTGtgcggaaaaaaaaatcatctggacCTCGAACCTGACCGACATCCAAAATCTGTGGATCGATCCAAAGAAACGAGAGacgtttcttttttaaataaagggcTGTTACTAAGAAACAATCACAGAGTGCGGCCAATCATTTGGTTTCtcccttcattcattttcaaatcttcagcAATGCCACAGACTGTGTTCAAACTCAAGCTTCAAGTGTAGCATTTAGGAAGGAAAAGCGTCGAAAAACAAATCATGTCATCAAGGCTGAATACGTCAAATTCAGatcagaaagaagaaagaaaaaagagattgaatactgcacatttcatcaacaaAGCCATTTTAATGAGGTGTTCTCAGCATCACTTGATGTTCCAACATGAGAACAATGACTCCATGACGATAAAAACAAAGTCAAGCATTTTAAAGTCCGGAGACTGGATAAACTATGTGATATAAtacctccttttttttcttatgtttaaaatgtgctacacaaataatGCTTGGCATTATTTCTGCAGCTTGCTCTTTCCACTAGCATCATGTTGTGTAAAGTGTTTCTAGACACCGTGTCTGTTGTAACCCATTTAATCTAAAAGCAGCACCGTTAACAGAGTCTAAGATGATAAAACCTTTCTTTCCATCCTCGCCGTTTTAAACGCAGGACCTTCAACGAAGTCAAGCAACAGCCCAACaaataggagtttgaatctTTCTATTCTCCTGGCAGAAAGGCAAACGTCAGTTTTCCTCTGCCAATAGAGTTGCTGGACTCCAACAGAAACACAAC
The Odontesthes bonariensis isolate fOdoBon6 chromosome 3, fOdoBon6.hap1, whole genome shotgun sequence DNA segment above includes these coding regions:
- the c3h1orf74 gene encoding UPF0739 protein C1orf74 homolog, whose protein sequence is MSTQELFVAAARKCLCVGRKSLSVSQCLELAAQVLAVDLGLKPAILYDSNGACAAQIKRYLSSLQSLQLVSESLVTLDLNGNSLIVNTGTVRSNLERVLDEDGVAVIDVRHSLEKPAITDSQRGELKSVTQDLLLLLGGLQQLEEAEEPLCVGDKCEAWNLCTVFGLLLGYPVTYWFDQTKSFENCLTMTPLVVITASATWQADGAGHRCCLFSFSFPAALQEETQSKVEIWKLGLHMRFEQQLVLKDLSISQSSVTLPSLCL